Part of the Lotus japonicus ecotype B-129 chromosome 6, LjGifu_v1.2 genome, CAACCGCGTCTCTCTGTCTCTCTGCCTATATAAATCAAAATGAAGATAACAGGTAGTAATTAACTATAAGTGCCCTCAACCAAAGCTATTTTAGATTCTCAGTGTTTCTATAGCTATTTTCTATATCGTATCCTCAATAACTTTCAGGTAACTTGATCTTTATTATTCTGATCCTTTGGAACCATTGAATTGATGATCGCAAAGATCGAATCATCTCTTCTGGATTCAAGCGACTCCAGACACCTGGTGGCTGCTGCAGTTAAATTGCAGAAAGTGTACAAAAGCTTTCGCACAAGAAGAAAGCTAGCAGATTGTGCAGTTCTTGTTGAACAAAGCtggtatatatttatttaattatttacaaaCTTTTTCATTTGTCTTTGAAatgttttttaatttgattataGTTTTTTTACCATATATATAGGTGGAAGCTTTTAGATTTTGCTGAATTAAAGCACAGCTCTGTATCTTTCTTTGATATTGAGAAGCACGAAACTGCCATTTCACGTTGGTCTAGAGCTAGAACCAGAGCTGCTAAGGTACTTAATTTTCACATTATATCTATATTTTTTGGGTGGTGTTACTAGTTACTGGTtagtaaaattttaatttttgagcAGTCagaaaaaaatctaaaatggATTTTTATGCATCACTTCTTCATTGCAGGTTGGTAAAGGTTTATCAAAAGATGCTAAAGCTCAAAAACTTGCTTTGCAGCACTGGCTTGAAGCAGTAAGTCAAACACCTGATCATACTAattctttataatttttatacttGTAAATTGATATGTCTATGTTTCATGGATTGTTAATTAATGAAATGATTTTAATGTGCATGAAACAGATTGATCCTCGCCATCGGTATGGACATAATCTACACTTTTATTATGATAAATGGCTCAAGTGTCAGAGCAGAGAACCCTTTTTCTACTGGTATATATCTTTCTGGTTTTCAACTTGAGCTACTATTTTTTCCCCCACTGAAAAATTAATCGTATTTTGTAATTTTTAGGCTAGATATAGGAGAAGGAAAGGACATAAATCTTGGAAAGTGCCCTCGATCCAAGCTTCAAGAGCAATGTGTTAAATATCTAGGACCGGTAAGGTTTCTTTCATTCATGTGCACACCCCCTTGCTTAGATTATAATCTTTAATTGCCTAACCGTATCTCATTATCTATTCCACaaataaaattttgatatgTTAATTGAAAATCACCATGTAAGTTTTTAACTGTCTCACTcacgtttttttttaattggcaTGACAAGATTTCAGTATTTGCGCAACAAGAAATTGAGACCATTTAGAGACAGAAAATCTTGCTCCCTCTTCCTCTATGTATTTACTTGATTTAAATTTGTATTCACTATTTTCATTCTTCTCTGTTCCAGATGGAAAGGTTGGCATATGAAGTTGTTGTGGAGGATGGGAGGTTTTTCTACAAGCAAACAGGAGAGGTCCTTCACACCACTGGAGAAAGTGCACGTGCCAAGTGGATATTTGTCCTCAGCACATCTAAAGCCTTGTATgttggtaagaagaagaaaggttCATTTCAGCATTCTAGCTTTTTGGCTGGAGGAGCAGCATCTTGTGCTGGGAGACTAGTTGTTGAAAATGGTGTCTTGAAGGTATATAAATCTGATAGCTGTTGAAAATGGTGTTTAAGTGCATGTTCGGAAACTCTttcacaattgattctgaagctaGAACTAACTCTCATCACTAGAAGTTTTTGGATTTTTGAGTTGAGTTCTAATGAAAGAGAAATAGATCCAAACGTGCTATGGTATATGATTTTTATGGTTACTTAAAAATGGTTTTGTTCTTTTCTTTCAATAGGCAGTTTGGCCTTACAGTGGCCATTATCGACCAACAAAAGAGAATTTTGAGGAATTCATTTCATTCCTTCAGGAGAAAAATGTTGACCTTTCCAATGTCACGGTATCAATTTAAATTAAAGGCCTTTTTGCAATATTTTAGATGATGTGAAAGAACATATTCTAAGGAAATTGTCTTTGCTATATGCAGATGACTCCagttgatgaggatgatgattaTGATCATCAAAGAAGCCACTTATCTGAAGAGGACTTAAATGGGAACATGAGTGGCTTGGAGGATGAAGAGATTATTGCAGAGAAGGCCAATTTGATGGAAACTGAAAGCTTGTCAGCACAAGTGGCACCTAAGACAAGCAAATTCAAGATTTTTGGAAGAGAATTGACCAATCTTGAAATTTCCAAAATTGATCAAGAAACAACACAAGCTTTTGAAGCAGAACTAGATAAAACAATTCTAAACCAAATTAAACCTTGCCAATTGGGGAAACAGTTATCTTGCaaatggacaagtggagttGGACCTCGTATTGGATGTGTAAGGGGCTACCCTTGTGAGGTTCAATTCCGTGCTTTGGAACAAGTTAATCTGTCTCCAAAAAGAAACAACCACTTTCTTAGATCAGTGATACCAATTATTCCCATGTCATGGGTGAAATGGATGCATAATTTGTTTATTCTTTTCTGTAAATAGAAATAGTGAAGGAAATTTTGTCACTCTTTCCACTAATTTATATTGATATTTGATATTCTCCCCCAAGTCATGTATCATATTGGATAGGGTGAAATTTgaccaattttttttatggtCTATGCCCGTGTAATTTTAAGGAAGCAAATTTACCTTATTTTGCTTCAATGTAATAACATTCATTTTCTTGTTGTAAATTTGGCATTCGCTTTTCATGTAAAAACTGATCTTAAAATACTATGTGAAATCGATTACTGTACTAAAAGTGTGTTGGAAAACAATGAGAAAGTTGCATGGTAGAAGAACCACAGTTTCGAAAGTAAAAGTTCTGACAGACCTCCGGTGCAATTTAAAGTCGGGTTTGCTCCCTAATATTAATACAACTACATGCAAGATACTATGCACTTAAAATCTAATGTGGTGGAGCCTCTACAACAATGGTTAGAAAAAGAAGactcaattttgtttttccatgttttttttaaatgagaCAGACTAGCCCAAGACAAAGCTACAAGAGCTCAAACAAACTCACACTTTCTACTTTGAGTAATGACCACATCGAAGACCTTAACAATGATAACAATGATGAATCAAAGAGAGTTCAATCTCACACTTTCTACTTCGAGCAATAACCACACACCGAAGACCTTATCCTTCCTCTCTCACCTTCTGAAGATCGTGCAAAAGAAAGTTGGCTCAATTCTCAACCCCTCAAATCAAACTCCAAGCTTCAATTCACAACCTCATTGAAAATTTCCACCAAGTTCATGCGTTGGATCCCTTCAATTGTTGGATCAAATGAGGTTTTCTTTTAGACTCCCAAacttctctctccctctctcccaTTGTTCGGATTTTGCAAGAAAATGGCTTTATGGTGATTTAGGTAGTGGTGCAGTGCGAAGGAGGTGGATAATGGAGCTTTGGCTACATTGAACGACGAGGAATGGCGGAGCTCCGACGACGTTGATGGGTGAAGAAAAGAAGGGCGAATGTGAGGGGCATCAAGAGCTTGGGTttaggggaaggtccagggttcgaatcctggaatggaactttgaaaggattttctaacttactactaacaactaatcactaacatttgcctataaaaaaaaaataaaaaaaaaataaaaaaatcaagagCTTGGGTTTGgagttttttgtgatttttgtttACGGTAAATTACCCAATGAGTTGTTGCCCCACCAATGGAACCAAAAAAAAGGTCCACCCTAATCAACATTATTTTCTTAACTAAAGAGAAAATCTCATTCATAATTATAGaagagcaaggactccaacaCAAAATCTATTACATAAATATCAATGCATGCATCCTCTAGCCTTGGCCTGAGTCCACACATAAAATTtgctttgtttcatttttttgtcAACCTTATTTGAATGTAAGTAAATGGGCCAACATGATCTTTTTTTGAGTTAAATGGGCCAACATGTTAaaccaagaaaataaattaaccCTAGCGCAGGAAGTTAAAATCGGAAGAAAAgttttaattcttttttatttatttatttatatatgagATCTGGTGGCGGCGTTGTATAGTTCACCTAACGCACGCTCTCAATTCCAGACAAAGAAACATGAGAGGAAGGAGTTACACTCCatctccgccaccaccaccgccacgcGGTTACGGCAGAAGAGGCGGCGGTGGCGGAGGGAGAAGCCCCAGCCCTAGAGGCGGAGGCCGCTATGGCCCCCGCCCTCGAGATCTCCCTACCAGCCTTCTCGTTCGTAACCTTCGCCATGATTGCAGGCACGTTTCTTCTCTCATCTCATCTCATCTTCTCTGTTCAATTCTTCTTCGTTTCGTTTCAAATTGACAAAACCTAATTCAAAATCGTGTTATCGTGCAGGCCTGAAGATCTTCGCAGACCATTTGGTCAATTCGGTCCTCTTAAGGACATTTACCTGCCTAAGGATTACTACACTGGGtgagtagtagtagtagtagcaGTAGATTAAGCACTAGTCAATTCGATTCTCTATTCAATTTTTCATTGATTATCCACTTTTTTCAATTTGAAACATGAACAATTTTTATTTAGGGTTTTgcttgaatttcattgatttGAGACTGCAACTATTGTAATTAGCAAGTTTCTTAGGTTTTAGCAgtgattttgagttttgaagaCATGTATCAAGTAAGTACAAGATGTTATTGGTAGTGAAGATGTCAAGAACAAGAATTGACTTTGATTACAAATTATGAAGATGTTGCAAGTCTTGAAGATTGATCTTATAACTGACACAAAGGTCAGCAGCCTAGTGCTTGCTTTATTATCCTGTCCTTACGATTAGGGGCTATTTCGGCAGCATCTTATTAACTGAACTTTTTAATTCTCAGCATGCTGTTCTAATATCAATCTGGGTTTGTTAATCTGATTGTCCGACCGTGCTCACTGTTTTTTTATGGTGTTTTGGATTTTCCTTTGTTTGCCCGCTTTCCTTCCTTTTGCAGACAACCCCGCGGTTTCGGTTTTGTCCAGTTTGTAGATCCTGCTGATGCCGCTGATGCAAAGTATCATATGGATGGTCAAATTCTTCTCGGTCGTGAGCTGACTGTTGTCTTTGCTGAGGAAAACAGAAAGAAGCCAACTGAGATGAGGCATAGAGAGAGAAGGTAGGATTTTCTTTACTTATGCTGCGGATTATGGATTTAACCTTAGTTGAATAACTGCGATATACATGCACTTTTGATCTATATATGCTCATTAACAGAGATGAGCTGAGCTCTGATTAGGTTTTGTTAATTATATAAATGAAAGTGATTTGCTCACATTGAATTTGTTGTTTGAAAAGTATTTTTATATTGTTGGCACTTGGCACTGCAGCCTTTTCCTCTAGTAAGTCGAACCATATATGGCTACAAGCAAACTATCGTTGTCAATTTTATTAGGTCCTAAATTTGATTCGATGAGATCATTTTAATAGCCTTGTTTCCTCTGAAATCTATGATTTACTTGTGTTCAGATGAttcattttgtttctttttacaAATACCAAGATATGTTGCGTGACCTTTATTTCCATGGTGCATATGTTTAAATTTCTGTTTTTTGAAGCTATTTCTGGTTGTTGTATTCTAATTGTCTATTTTTAAT contains:
- the LOC130726629 gene encoding IQ domain-containing protein IQM2-like — translated: MIAKIESSLLDSSDSRHLVAAAVKLQKVYKSFRTRRKLADCAVLVEQSWWKLLDFAELKHSSVSFFDIEKHETAISRWSRARTRAAKVGKGLSKDAKAQKLALQHWLEAIDPRHRYGHNLHFYYDKWLKCQSREPFFYWLDIGEGKDINLGKCPRSKLQEQCVKYLGPMERLAYEVVVEDGRFFYKQTGEVLHTTGESARAKWIFVLSTSKALYVGKKKKGSFQHSSFLAGGAASCAGRLVVENGVLKAVWPYSGHYRPTKENFEEFISFLQEKNVDLSNVTMTPVDEDDDYDHQRSHLSEEDLNGNMSGLEDEEIIAEKANLMETESLSAQVAPKTSKFKIFGRELTNLEISKIDQETTQAFEAELDKTILNQIKPCQLGKQLSCKWTSGVGPRIGCVRGYPCEVQFRALEQVNLSPKRNNHFLRSVIPIIPMSWVKWMHNLFILFCK
- the LOC130724324 gene encoding serine/arginine-rich SC35-like splicing factor SCL33; translation: MRGRSYTPSPPPPPPRGYGRRGGGGGGRSPSPRGGGRYGPRPRDLPTSLLVRNLRHDCRPEDLRRPFGQFGPLKDIYLPKDYYTGQPRGFGFVQFVDPADAADAKYHMDGQILLGRELTVVFAEENRKKPTEMRHRERSRGRSYDRRRSPPRYSRSPRYSRSPPPRHRSRSRSRDYYSPPPKRRDSRSVSPEERRYSRERSYTPRSRERSYSRSPPYNGGSRSRSRSPAKVAVHSRSPSPIHGDVRESARIRSPSQ